AGTCAATGGACGATAACTTCGTCAAATGGAAGAACGTGTTCCATGTCATATAATCTATACAGCATTCGGAGACAAATAGGACATACCCGAGCTGAAATGGGTTGCTGTGCGCGTGCACAGCTTCTCCCTCAGTCCAGCTGGTGTAGTGGCGGATGTGTATTCTTTGTATGCTTTCCCTCTGAACATGCTTTGTAGGTAAAACCTATCTAAGAAGGATGTGCAATATCTCAATCCAACTTTGTTGAGCGGCGAAGTAAACACTTTGCTACATTGACTTCGGCAGGTATCTCCATCTTGAAAGGTCGAGATTTTAGCAAGTCCAGGGATGACCAATCTATCGTTGCACAGAACTCATttccgagacgaagaaaagcagGCGGAGAAAACATTGTCGTCAtctgttttcgtttctccggcAAGCGACACATCAGTTCACACACCATGGTTCACCGCTGAGCCACGAAACAAACTCCAGTATAGAAAGCTAGCAATTGTTGCCATAACACATTCTGTTTGGTAAAGTGTACACATGTGTTGACGTGGCGAACGCCAGTCGCTGAGGCATTTTTATTCGCCCGGACTGCTGCTCGAGATGCCTCTGCGGAAGAGGACTCTCTGCGGGGAATGATGGATTTGAGCCTGTAACCAGAAACCGGCCGATTTGTTTTTGCATTTCAAGGACAGCATTTGTGTGCGTTTCAACGTCATACAGTGCACATAGAAGGTTAAACTGCACTACGTTCAAACTTTACACTGGATACCTACAATCGTGATGTCTTTGTCGTTTATGTAAATCTAATAATGCTTGTCAAGTTCCTTGTATCTAGTGGGCTCACTGCGTCCACTTAAATGTAATTGGAAGATATGTAAAACTATTACAATACAACCTATAAAAGGCAATATAAAATGTGAGACAAAGATTTGTTTGAATATGACTCGAGttatgagatacagacaaccaagttctttatgattACTGTTGGGGGTGCTTAGCATCTACAGTCGTAACCCCCCGGCAAGCGGACCACTCTCGCTACCTCCAGTTTCATACCTGATTTATTGCGAGGAGCTTTGCACGTCTTTTGGGTCGCCCTCTAGTGACAAAAAGCTTGTAGCAAACATATAAAGAAAACTCCAAATAGCTAGGCAAATGAGGTGCAGTCCCTCAGCCACTGTCGTGTGCTGGCAGTAGCTGGAGCCAGAGCAGCAGGAGGGGTAGGCAGCGAGAAAGTTAGGAACTGATGAAGAGCCCGGGCCCACAGTGGACGGAAACTGCGCAAACCTACCTACCACAGTAGGCATAAAACGGGGGAGTCATAAACACTAGTCGCTACCTTTGTTGGATGCGTATTCCCCACGCCCGTGTTTCCCATCGAACCGTTGTCTTGAGTTTGCGTTGACTCGTGACTCCCGAGTTCCGTTGATGCTTAGAGAGAATTGTGGCTCACTCCCCTTTGGTGCAGAAAATGAGGGTTGAGAGAAATAGGAAGGGcacggaggaaaacggcacGAAGTCCAAAGAGGAGCCGGCTGAAGGGAAGTTGCTTGACTGGTGACTTTCCGTTCTGACTGGGCATACTCGAGCACAAATTTCCCTCAACTTTGCACGCACGTCCCCGCATGTAGCCACGCTGTGGTCGGTCGCATGTGAACTCACGCTCGATTGTGTTTCTCCGGTCTATGAACGTGTGGGGCCAAAAAAAAACCTTGGAAGGAGGAAGTTtgtgctctgtctcttccttctccaccaCTCTTTATGTTTTCTGGATGTGTCTGTTCACCCTTTGCGAGCAGTCCGTCTGTGAATGCTGACACCGCTTCGCTTTTCGCCAGTGGCCTGCCGGGGGTCCACTCGACTCGCGGTCAACATTTAGTCTCCGGTGGCAAGGATTTCTGGCTGAAAGAACCCTTGATCAGCTGCTAGTCGTTCTCACATTTTCAATGACCCACAGCTCTTCCTGTGCTGACCGTGCACGCTGTCACGCGCGTCGGGTTGACAGGTGGCCGAGCTCTGAAGCACTGCTGGCTCAAAAGCGGGCGCACAGGCTACTGGTTTCTGGGTTGATTCACTGCAACTTTAACTTTATGGCCGCGTAGCGGCTATTGAAAAGTCCGTCTACTGGACAGTCACGGCCACCGTTTGTTTGAGGGACATCGCACTCGTCCGTCTGACGCGCACAAAGCACCATGGCGAAGAAGATAAAGGCGGGGACCAGCGGTGAGGCTGCTCAGTACATGACCCGGGGTCAGgcgctgaagaagctgcaggTAGGTTTTGGTTTACCTAAAGGATTCCCTTTCAAATCGGACAGCTTCATTTGGGGAACCTTGACTTGCTTCAGGAAGCTGTTTTTTTTTTAACGGGCCTCCGGGAACGAGAGACGTGACCGCCGGCAGTACTGGGTGCCTACGGGCCGTCTCAAGCGATCTTGGTAAAAACGACCTGTCGGTGTGTTTGCATAATGCATGTATGTCGGTTTGCCTGTGCTTGTGATAATACATCTCGATGAGCACATTTGTTTCCCCTGTGCATGGATTGATTTGGTCAGCGAAAGGCCGATATTTTTCGCCGCAAAGCTCTGTTCTGATTTCCCTTGCAGTTGCCTCTCGCGGGTTTTCGCCGACTCTGCATCTTGAAAGGCATCTACCCTCGGGAtccaaagaagaagaagaagggcaAGGATAAAATATATTACCACACAAAAGACGTGCTGCACATCGCGCATGAGCCATTGCTGGACACCTTCAGACAAATAAAAGCTACAGACAAAAAAGTTCGGCGAGCACTagggaggaaggagaagcagcTGGCCAAGAAATATGCTCGGTCGAAACCTGCTGTGCGGCTTCACCATATTGTTCGTGAACGGTTTCCCACACTCTCTGACGCTGTGGCCGATCTGGACGATGCTCTCAGCACCATATGCATTTTCGCAAGTAAGCTCTCCTGAAAGCAGCAGCGCTACGAAACTGTCCTTGAGaggtctctgtctccttgtgGCTACGCTTGCTAGTTCGTCAGCCGGTAACCGTGACGCATGTTTTTGACTCACGAAGGGACACTGGCAAGTCCGACACTGGACACAGCTATTTCAATGGTGGCGTAGGCTGTTTCTATCCATGCGTAAGCCATCGTGTGAAAATGCGTCCCCTTCGCCCTTGTTTGTGCTTCTCAAGCACCATGCGAGAGGGTACAATGCCGGCCGTGCTTCGGAAAGAGGACTTTTTCGTGTTATGTGTGTTGTCTGGTTTCGCAGTGCTGCCAGCGGATAACAGCCGGGGAGTAAATGCAGAGTATTGTGTGAAGGCAGGACAATTGCTCGACGAGTTTCTCGTCGTTGCGAGTCAACAGCGCGCTCTGCGTCGTGTTTTCGCGTCGATCAAGGGCTACTACTTCGAGGTTCAATTTGTTGGGCACGCGATCACTTTTTTGATGCCGCACCAGTTCAAACAAGTAAGTGGCGGTTCCCGCAAGGCGTTGCCTACATCAATCGACTAGAAAACGTTGGAAAGCCGCCAGTGCGGCAGGAAACTGGCAAAGAGTTTGAACTGCAGCTATCGTAAATGAGTCGATGTCTGCCGGGATACCCTCTGACCGGGTTATTCGGCATGCGACATCTGGCGACTGACTGCTCGCTCGAGCCCGCATTCCCTTCCGCATGTCTTGCAGGAACTTCCAGAAGAAGTCGATTTCCGGGTTTTGTCCACCTTCTTCGAGCTGTACTCCACAACTCTCCACCTAGTTGTTTTCaagctcttccttcttgccgGCCTTGCATACCCTCCGACAGCGACAAAACGTGAATCCGTTCGAAGGAAACGCCGCATCcagaagaacgaagaggcTGCCGTGAAAGCTCTTGCAGCGGGGCGACTCCCCCGTCAGCAAGAGGGGCTCCACGGAGATGGACCCTGGGGACTGGCAGGGTGGCGCTACCCGATTCTTCAAGCGAGGCGAATCCAGGatgcagaagggagagatgcCGAAGATGGgcccgcgaagaagacgacgggagGACCGAGCCCCGGAGAGTCATCGGTGAAGAgcggaggggagagaaaggggcaAGGCAGtggcagcgagaagacagggcTCAGCAACGCTGAAGAGGATGAACCGGAAGAAGGTAGCGAGCTTGcagacgagacacacagtGAAGAACCCGATGAGGAAACTCCGGGCGGTAGtgacagcgagggagaagacgaagagtctgacacagaagacgacggagatgACCCTGCACAGGCGGAACAATCCACAGCGGCGGGAAGCGGgagggagcagaagaaagctcGGAAATtgcgagaagcggaaaccggaggaaacagagcagGCAACGAGGACCCGGTCGAAGAGGATCATCTGGGAGCCGAAACGGCTTCGGCGTGCGGCGTACAGCCACATCCTGTCCAGCAACTGTTCAACGGCTGCGTCATCTTTCTGGGCAGGTGAGAAGAGCCTCACAACTTGGGTGCACGGAGAGGGAGTCGCCATTCGCTTAAGGCGTTGACGTGCAGATCGAATGGTAACCTACTTCCGCAAAGTGCACCCTCCGCTTGGTTGTTTCTGCCACCCGTTTCCGTATCTGGAAGCCGCGCCGTTGCTGGAACGATAGCCAATCGGCATGCCTGGCAGTCTCGACGCAGCTGCAATGGCCAAGCGGAACTGTGACTTTGGGCAGCGCATATGATTCAGTGTGTAAACAGGTGCGTGTAATACTGCGATAGTGCATTCCCTGTCACCGGTTGTCAAGAATTCCCTCATCTGCACGGCAAGTGGCTCATGCCGGGTGGCATCGGTGCCCTCGACGAGTGGTCGTGACTCAGACTGCTGTCCACTCGAGCAATCTGCGTGTAGCGGCTTCTCCCGAGATCCGACTGTTCACGTCTGTTTTGTCTGCTGCCTACAGAGAGGTACCCCTCCTGCCGTTTTCTTTCATGATCCGAAGCTGTGGAGGGAAGGTCGGCTGGCAAGGCCCGGACTCGCCGTTTTCAGAAGACCACGCGGACATTACCCATCACGTCGTTGATCGACCACTCGAATGTATGCCGCAGTTTTTGTCGGTGGCTATTTTAGGACTTCGTCCCGTTTGAACTTTCGAGAAATGCTCCCGAGCGAAGCTTGCAGCTCACGAAGCTATTCTGTCCAGTGTAACTTtctgccgtcgccgctccAGTCTGTGTATTCAGCAGTAtagaaagaaacgagaccCGTGGGCGGAAGGTTAGGCAAAAAAAAGGATTTAAAGCCACATGTGACACCGCGAGCGATCATCTGCGCCAACGTTCTCTGATGACTGGTTCTGTCTCCAGGCTTACTACGAGTAGAGAACAGCCAGCGCGACTACGTGCAGCCGCAATGGGTAATGGACAGTATCAACACGGGGATTCAATTGCCGATTCACCTCTATGCTCCTGGAAAGGCGTTGCCGCCTCATCTCTCGCCGTTTGTGGTAAGCGTGGCAAACTCAGTGTACGTCCAGACGTTCCCTTCATATAAGGGGCCGTCCTGAACCGCTACCCGCGTACATAACTGTCAAGCAGACACGAGGTACACATTTGCGCGTGAATCGCAGCCAAGTCTGCAGTATGCCCTGCGTCGTCGGTCGGGACGTCTCCGGTCGCCGTTGTGTTTTGCAGAACAAGTTATTTGAGACTTTTAAACATCGCGTTCCTTTCGTGCAGACTCTATTTGGAGACGGCCTGGGGTACATACTGTGGTCGCCAGGCACACTGCAGTGCTTCCCGCGTACACTTCTCTTGCTCGGAGTAACGAGTGAAGAGGGCACTGTCTTGACAAAACTCGGTTTCCGACCTACTGTCCCACTCTCCTTCTGAGGTCGTGCCGGTGGATACCTGGTGTCTTTCCTTGACTTCCACAGgacgacaggaaagaaggctACGTGCCGAAACAACGAGAAGTCCTCGACCGACTTGTTGCGGAGCGCAAGGGGGTTGCAGCAGTCGGCCTCGGATCGGATACAGCTCGTGGCCTTGACGGAGATGATGGTGAGTGCGGCGGGGCGTAGGTGGTATGAGGCCGTCGAACGAAATGACCAGGTCAAGTTGCAACATTTTTGGAGTGCGAAGGAGATGGCAGGTAGCGGTTACCCGTCTTAGACTGGCTCGTCGGACCCTTATGTTGTCAGCCTTTCTGCATCAACAATTACGCAACCTGGAACACATCGCCAAC
This region of Neospora caninum Liverpool complete genome, chromosome VI genomic DNA includes:
- a CDS encoding putative pescadillo family protein, which encodes MAKKIKAGTSGEAAQYMTRGQALKKLQLPLAGFRRLCILKGIYPRDPKKKKKGKDKIYYHTKDVLHIAHEPLLDTFRQIKATDKKVRRALGRKEKQLAKKYARSKPAVRLHHIVRERFPTLSDAVADLDDALSTICIFAMLPADNSRGVNAEYCVKAGQLLDEFLVVASQQRALRRVFASIKGYYFEVQFVGHAITFLMPHQFKQELPEEVDFRVLSTFFELYSTTLHLVVFKLFLLAGLAYPPTATKRESVRRKRRIQKNEEAAVKALAAGRLPRQQEGLHGDGPWGLAGWRYPILQARRIQDAEGRDAEDGPAKKTTGGPSPGESSVKSGGERKGQGSGSEKTGLSNAEEDEPEEGSELADETHSEEPDEETPGGSDSEGEDEESDTEDDGDDPAQAEQSTAAGSGREQKKARKLREAETGGNRAGNEDPVEEDHLGAETASACGVQPHPVQQLFNGCVIFLGREVPLLPFSFMIRSCGGKVGWQGPDSPFSEDHADITHHVVDRPLECLLRVENSQRDYVQPQWVMDSINTGIQLPIHLYAPGKALPPHLSPFVDDRKEGYVPKQREVLDRLVAERKGVAAVGLGSDTARGLDGDDADDSSGDEGAAEKERAFQTEVEREAEANSDSDEGPDSSTDATASNKRSREVIEASTEEQTSMPAAANLNGKARREQEEMDARKSLLRKKHKRLLERIEHGVRRKQQATAKLQAKRNALERQAEMSKGT